From a single Acinetobacter sp. TGL-Y2 genomic region:
- a CDS encoding acetyltransferase — MENSNKKYGVTIVSRPKIKATKELNLSGKEGEQIVKSETKLVLMRHQKTFKRLEDM, encoded by the coding sequence ATGGAAAATTCAAATAAAAAATATGGTGTTACTATCGTTTCTCGCCCAAAGATCAAAGCAACCAAAGAGCTTAATCTAAGCGGAAAAGAAGGTGAGCAAATTGTTAAATCTGAAACTAAATTAGTTTTAATGCGTCACCAAAAAACGTTCAAACGTTTGGAAGATATGTAA
- a CDS encoding type II toxin-antitoxin system death-on-curing family toxin, which translates to MNLVQFPFERVIQINTIILSTGKGMKGTADLGKLQGALSRIDTAIHYQGLDDVFEIAAKYASSIATAHALSDANKRTGLAVALEYLSLNDFELKLDEELLADAMRDLVIGEISESDFADILYSFYVSND; encoded by the coding sequence ATGAATTTAGTACAGTTTCCTTTCGAGCGTGTAATTCAAATCAACACTATTATTCTTTCAACTGGTAAGGGGATGAAAGGAACTGCGGATTTAGGAAAATTACAAGGTGCTTTATCTCGCATAGATACCGCCATTCATTATCAAGGATTGGATGACGTTTTCGAAATAGCAGCGAAATATGCATCTAGTATTGCAACAGCTCATGCTTTATCTGATGCAAATAAACGTACAGGTTTAGCAGTAGCGTTGGAATATTTGTCTTTAAACGATTTTGAATTAAAACTAGATGAAGAATTATTGGCAGATGCAATGAGAGATTTGGTTATTGGTGAAATTTCGGAATCAGACTTTGCAGATATTCTATATTCTTTTTATGTTTCAAATGATTAG